The genomic window aaaagtaattaagcaccaaaagtacttttggaagaggaaaagctaaaatttttagcttctcatttttaattcattttcagaagtgcttttcaaaatttcagccaaaagccGCTTGTTCTTCACaacttttctttcaaaagtgcttttggagtcagaagtattttttttaagtaatgaaGAACTGACTCATTGTGTACTAGTTTGGCTTCCTTTAAAGGCTTTATTTACTATTTCACTCTTGAGTTACATTCATTTTTTCATATTAGTATCtaaacttcttttttttctcattttagtaCTCGAATTTTTGTTTCGATAAAAGTTTTGACCCATAATCATCAACACTAATAATATGGTTGTTGATCGTTGATGGGTTGTTGACTGGCcaatgtaaaaaaaatcattaaaagtaaaaaaaaaatgtgaaacttatttaaaagattatagaaatttataaaagttcaaaaaaatacaatacaaaattgtaaaagtatttaaaaaataaaatttatgaaaaaactGTAAATAATATTAAGCATTATGAAAActtgaaaaattatcaaaaaaaatttaaaaagtagtgaaaattttgaaaatcaaaataataaaaatatattaaaaattaaaaaaagtaaattaaacttttttttttgcgaAGTCAATAGTTTCTCGGTAAGACCTTATCCTTTGATTTGTTGATCAACTCTAATTTTCAAGTTACattcttaaattttaggctactTGGAATTTTGTGAAAATCATTGCTCATGTGTTGGTTTAGTAGACATGTAAGTAGCTTGACATCCCTTTCGTGTTTAATTTGCCAAAATTTAGcctttaatgttttatattatatcagTGATATGTTACATTTTAGTACATGTTTTATGAAAATCAAGTTAAGCATGCTAGTATGATATTTTTGAGAATTATGTTATCAAACTGTGTTTTGGTATTCTTGTGCCTTTCGAATATCGTTTTGGAACATATATAATATGTTTTGAGATGGTATAATATCGAAATATGTACTTGTATATGATGCATGTTTAGTATATATATTTGAGACATTGTGGGCCTAGAGGTGATCATGAGCTGGGTCAGGCCTAAACATAATTTTAGACTCGAGTCTAGCCCACAAAATAGGTCTAAAATTTTGCTTAAGTCTATcctaaataaaaatgctaaaatttgagTCTGGTCCgttcgtattaattttttttatattattatttttataaaaaataaatttaaaaatataatatattaaataattaaaaatattaaaataaatgtttcccaacaattaaaaataaattaaaaatatctaataTTTATGCTGCAACTTAGCacgcaaatgtctctaaaataataataaaaaatgaactatacaaaattcaaacaataacaacaatataatagcaatataatagtaaaatggcaGCAAAACAATGGCAAAGCAACACCAAAATAGTGGAAATAGtagtaggttttttttttgtaaatttgagTTGGGCCGGGCAAAAAAAAAGCTTACCTAATGccttttctatttaaaaaacgggcctcattttttgcccaagcccatgtCCAAACCTTCCAACTTTTTGTACGAGCCTCTGGGTCCGGCTGGTCCATGATCAAGTCTAATTATGggtaatttttattctttattctaaATTTGTTCCTGATCTATGTTCCAACCCTGCTAATGGGGTTTAAATATTAGTTATGTCGACATGTACTTTGTGCTTAAAAACTAGTTTCAATTGTGCCACCTATTTAGAATAACGGTTTTTGACCAATTGCTATTGGGGTGAATTTTGGTTTTTGTTCCAACCCAGTGTCACTGGGTTAATTGTGGTTTTTGTTTTTGACCCATTGACACTGAGATTAATTATAGTTTTTGACATTTGACACCGAGATTAATGGTGGCCATAACAATAAGAAAAGGAGTTATTTTTTTGTCTATGGGTATATTGgaaattattaatttgtctttAATATAGTTTTGACATGGAATATGCTTTGAACTATTTATTACGGATTGCTTACTGAGTAGTTAAACTCACTccctcttttaatatttttgcaggTTCTAACCTTACTCGCGAATGTGAGAAGTTTCGAGAGTGACAATTTTAAACATgatgttttttttagaaaattcaaaaaatttccaattattttttttaactttcaaatttgttaATCAagtttaaattgtaatttttaatgttatttttaaagaagtttatgaatttttgtgagattacgaatctataattttttatattaaatattttaatttacttaaaattttagttaattagtgATAGCCTTGCACATTTGTGAGATTCAATCTCACAAGTGTGCGACGTCTATCATGCCTCGATACTGAATgtgacatattttaatttttcgtttttaaaataattcaatcatACTTTTAAATTACTTAGATATTGAGTGTGGGGTAAAAATTATGTTTGAGATGTTTtctaatttatttcatttcatttctttcGTTATGAATAATTGGAATCTTGTAATAGGTTAGTGTGCCTTCTAGTCATACCATCCAGCCTAACCTTATCGAGGTTTTAATCAACGTTAGAGTATCGTAACGTTTGATGCTTGAATCAGAGAGCATTGATGCACTTTTGAACTCAATCACGCTGAAAATGGTGCCACGCTAGAACTCCTCTTACCGTGCCACAGCATCCGTTGGCGAGTGGAGCTTTTACATCCCATCAAGATTAAAAATCTCATTTCATCATTGTTGATTAGAGTGTgtaaaattcgatttaaattaaaaaaattaaattttttttaaattttaagttaattgaattgagttattcaaattattcaagtcAATTCGAATAAATAATTCGAATTTCGAATTAGAataaagttgaattttacaattcgaataacataTTGATGTAAATATCTTTTTGCTCCCTATGAAGTtttgaaaatgaccaaattgatctttctcacaacaaaagttacaaaaaattcaaaatatttataaaaactccaaaatttataatttcaaaaaaatatataaaaatttctaaaaaatatataaaaaatttctaaaaaatatataaaaaatttaaaattttctagaataataattttgggacctaaataagttaattaatgattcaagtttttcatactaaaatatttattattattattattattttgctttaaaaaaaatttcaaatacatatggtttcaattttatgtgttctaacatgaaattaattatactgtaataagattttaatttgatatgtttaatttttaaatttaactcgaacaatttctctcaatttgatttgacttgattcgaaacaatttcaaatcgagttaagatgataaaataagactcgtcaacttgattaactcaaaattttgtcaCCCGATTCGATTGAGTACTCACTCCTACTTCTCACTAGAGATGTTCATAGGTTAGATTAGGTCTAAGCacgatattaacatattttatacttattgaAGCTCGACCCAGCCCGAAAtataggcttaaaattttgtccaaggcTACCTAAACCCATTTTAGGCTTGcacatattatttttgtaaaaatatttatattatattaatttaaaattgtcatcttaatattattttaatgtttatattatagtagtattatatatttagtataaacttatttttttatatgttataaattacataatatataaaatattataaacttaaaaatgggcCGAGTCGAGCTCAGGCATTGAATGTTCAAGCTTGAGattaacccatattttaaatggacttaaTATTTTTGGTACAAATCCATTTATAGAcctaatatttttacctaaaacctttcaaatttcaagTGGGCTTTTAGATCTAGATGGATAGCGTGACCCATGTTTACTTTCCACTATCTTTCTATTTAAAAGgtttaaaatagtttttaatcTAACATAATAAATCaagtttattatataattaatcaattaatacatattatttgtataatataaaggaaaaataaatcaattcaattattacataaaataaataactatataagaaaaaaatatattatttgatgtaattttcTATTTGAACATACAATATTTCAACATTACAACTATTTTTAATCTCATTGAAATTAAACTCATTATCCATCCAAATCAACCTAAAcccagtaataataataaaaacaaggcGAAGtggagtaaaaaaattaatttcagcCTTTTTCCCTCACGtagtgaaaataaaaaagaaaatgatcTTAAATACCAACTCCCCTGAATTGCACGGAAGGATGAAATTGGAGAGGCCATAAATCTCCAATAATTACTGCTTGTTTCAATAGAATGGACAAGGCAATCGACAGGAAACTGCAGTCACAACTCGGAACCAAGTATAGAAAACAGATCACAGTTGATGAAATACAAATCAAGCATTGTTGAATCAACAGACCCACTATTTTCTTAGGACCCCAATCAGAACAAAACAAACAAGGCGTAACAAAATTGCAAGGagaaaatatttacttttttacaAAAAGCACCATCTTTCGGTGTTGTTTTTGTTGACTTGTCGTTGAGCTCCACTCTCAACTCAAAGGGGCTCATCTACCTATCCTGTCTCGACACGTGTTCACCCAAATCTGTCTCGCGTGAACTTCACGTGCCAATCCCGAAAGGTCGTGGGAAAAGAAATGGGTAAAAGACCAAAGACAATGCATTGTGCACCATTTTTGTATTCTTTTGGGTTTATTTCTATgtaggaaaaaaaagagagaaagagcgaggggggaaaaagaaaagaaaaggcccaagaaccaaaaaaaaaaaaaaactatgagtAAGATAGTGGAGAAGAagcagaagaagaagaaagggagACCTTCTCTTTTAGATCTCCAAAAACGGAACCTTAAAGAACAACAGCAAAATCAACACAACACCAAAATTAATGATTCTACCCCTCAAATTACTCTTAATTACGACTCTGCCACTGCCACTTCTCTCCGTCGATCAACCCGCCGGCATCGGAATGACGATGACGACGACGCCGACGAAGAAGAAGAACAAGAGCAGGGGGAGCATGAATTGGCCCGAAAAAAACGACGGGAGAAGAAGATGAAGCTCGTTCTCAAGTTGCCTTCCTCGCAGCAAAAATCGCCGGTTAATTCCGAATCCCGCGGCTCCGATTCGAATCGCGAGGACAGTAACGTGGGTTCGAGTCACAAGAAGAGGAAAATCAATTCAATCGGGGACGGATCCGGAATTGCTGATTCCAAAAAGGTTTGCAAAAGTTTTAAGTTTTCTATGGAAAAATTAAAACGAAAAAAAGCTTATAACTTTaggtatttttcattttagttttggCTATTTTAAcggatttttgaaaaaaaagcgCCAATTATTTTTTTTGACGGAATTAAGATTCCTTGAATTTCGGGCCGGAGAGTTGGTGGGGTTTTCTACAATTTTGAGTAAATTTGTGGGttttgacttttatttttttcttctttttaatttctaCCTTGAATTTTTGTGAttccctttttcttatttttgttttttacaaaaaataaaataaaatatatttattttgttaattggGGTCTGTACTCAcagagaaaaaataataattattttgactgtGATAGTTTATTAAAAGTTTGATTTTGTCCTTTCTTTTTCAGTTATTGTAACTGTATTTTGCCTTTTTTGGGACATTGAAGTTTGAATGCTATGCTACTTTGCTTTTTCATAGCTACTTTGCCTGGTGGTTCCTCAGCCACTTAAGGAAATAAAGCCAGTTAATTGTTCATATACTAATTGTAGTACTCTTTTTTATATTTGTGATTTACTTTCAGGAAGATAAGTCTGTTTCTGGTGCAAACCCCGCAAGTAATAGCCAAGGTTTGCTTATGATCCGATACCCATTTGCTTaattctttttgtaggaaatttTAAGCTTTTAGGTTATTTATTATGAACCATTGTCAATGTCAATATGTGTAGGTGGTCAGTTGGATTCTGGACCCTCAACGGCTTTTCCGGACAAAAAGCTGTTATTGTTCATTCTAGACAGGCTTCAGAAGTATTTCAATAAGCTCCTATGATATTTGGTTTGATTTCTTACATTACATGTAGCTTTTTGATGACCACTTGTCTCAATTGTGCTGCTTTTGAAACTGAATACTTGCAGGAAGGACACTTATGGCGTGTTTTCGGAGCCCGTGGATCCTGAAGAGGTATGATCTGCAAATATCTTTGTTGTTGTTaagctttctttttcttatttggtTTATGTTTCACTTATGCAGCTGCCAGACTATCATGAAGTCATCGAGCATCCTATGGATTTTGGAACTATTAGGAAAAAACTTGCTAGTGGTGCTTATGCCAACTTAGAACAGTTTGAGGTTGGTTAACATATTCGTCATTTGTTCTTTTGCCTCCTATCTTCTACAGTTTTTTATTATCTTAGCACCTTGCTGATTTTGTTGTCTTCTTAGCTGGATTCCTTTTTCTTGTTCAATCCTGCACTGGCTTTCCGAGTTTGGACTTGGTAGACAGGGCAGTTGGAAAAGACGGTGTTGTATTTGTATCGATATTGTGCTTCCTATATGTTTCATGATTCCGTAATAGTAGTTATTCCAAAAACTTTGAGATCTTATTAATTTGCTAGGTGATGGATGGTAATCTAAACTAGTAAGTGTAAATACACTAATATTTTCTCTCTTCTCAGAGATAAATTTAAGGCAATTAGCATAACAAGTGGGCTTAATGTGAATCCTGTTTTGCACATAtgtggtttgggatgtgtttctTTGTCTTTCTGCGTCATGTTTATTGTATGGTTCGTTGCCTTCATTGATGGTGAACTCCTTTAAGGTGATAGAAGCAATTCAGCATGCTGGAAGATTTTCATTTTTAACCTGAATGCAGGGCAAACAAACAAAATTCTGTTATTGCCATGTTTTTAAATTACTTGATAGTATCGGGTTGCATTTAATGCATATGCTATAATGTTCACCGTCTTTTGGTTATAAAAAGGCATGCTTATGCGAATGCAAGAAACTCGTGGGTGTTATGTTGTTGTTATTAGTCATTTTCTTAAACTTGCCTGCTTCACTTTAGGTATCATTTCTTTGTTCTCATAATAGATGCGACATATGGAGTGTGAAAAAGGAAAAGGATGAAAGCTGAAcatgtttttatttagttttcttctttttttggccATCCATTGATGGCAGTGTTTTTGGTGATTTCTATAGTTTACGTACAAAGCTTGCCGAGCtgataaaaacaaaagaaaggaaaaatgtcTTTCAGATATTCACTTTGTTTTGTTACTTCAAATAAACTTTTGCTGAAGCAATTTTAATACTTCATTTGAAATTTAAGAGATGATGCTTCTATTTTTTTAAAGGCGTAAGCTGGCTAATCAGCCATCCGTGATTGATGCTTTGGTTTTTTCTCGATTAGAAGCTAAAACTTTGGCATATTGTGAATAGATGTTTCCTTTTGTTATCTTGCAGAACGACGTTTTCCTCATATGTTCAAATGCGATGCAGTATAATGCTCCTGATACTATATATTTTCGACAGGTATGGTCAGGAACCTACTTCTAATTTATATTTGAGGTTAACTTTATGTTATTTCTGAAGATTTTATTTTGTTATCAGGCACGATCTATACAAGAGCTAGCAAAAAAGAACTTTGATAATTTACGGCAAGATAGTGATGATAATGAAGCAGAGCCAAAGGTGATTAGGAGAGGTAGACCTCCAACCAAACATTTCAAAAAGCCGCCAGGCAGACCTTCCTTGGAGCGTGCTGCTTCAGAATTTGCCTCAGATGCCACCCCTGCTACTGGTCAAGAGAATGCCCTATGGTCCAATCATGATATGAGGAGAGGACCTCTTGCTTCTGACAAGTCTAATTTTGCAGATTCGTCTGGAAAATTTTATGGTTCTCACAATGATGTTTATTCAGGCTCATTCACTGAAAACAAATCTGACAGAAATGATGAAGGTATAGGTAAAACAGTCTTAGAACTTTCTCCTTTTTGGGTTGCTTCTCTTATTGTTCTCATTAGTTCTCACCCTTGTTATATATCCCATGTTGTTGAAGCATTCGTCTTTTCTTGCAGGTTCTGTTTTAGTAGGTTATATGATGAAGCATGGAAAAAAGCATTTTGTGCTGGATGAGAATAGACGTAACACTTATAATCCATCATCTGCTGCACGAGAGGCATCCGTTCTGAATACTTTTAATGGAGAGAGGAAGCAGCTACTGACTGTACGTATCCTATATATGTATGATAATCATTTAAATTTATCGAGTAGAATACTGAAGCTCCTCGGTGCTATAAGTTTGAAACATTAATGATGAAATGAAACTTCAGAATATGTCTAGGCCATATAATTTCAGAATGGTAACATGGCTATGCTACTTATTTTCTTCCCTAGGCGGTGGAAGTGTGTGTTTTTGCGTGTTTGTTGGGATCTGAGGATATCATAAACgataaaaaagaaagagaaaagtagTGAACTGTATGATTCACAATTTCCAATTACATCAGTTTTCTGAATGCGGATTGGGAAACTGCATTTACACTGTTTACAACTGCCCATATGATTTGCTGCTCTATCCTTTCTGGTGGAGCAGAAGGAGGGGGGGGGGATCCCAGGTTTGGCCTGTGTTTGTTTAATATCTTCTTTTCCATTTGAAGCAGGTGGGGGTATACTACGAGCATGGTTACACACGAAGTCTAGCTCGATTTGCTGCAAACCTTGGTCCAGTTGCCTGGAAAATTGCTTCTAAAAGGATAGAAAAGTGTTTGCCAGCTGCAGTAAATTTTGGTCCTGGATGGGTTGGGGAAAATGATATTCCGGTACCCAGACCTTTACAGCTACCTTCTCTCTCGCTTCCACCAGGCCAGAAGACATTTGGTCAAAATTCATACTCTTCCACTGAACCTTATGCCCCGGAAACCCGAGAAGATAAGCAATCTGACAAGCCTGAAGCAGATAATTTGTCTGAGAAGCATGTTCCTTCCGTCCAATCCGTCTCAGGTGGTCATTCAAGTAAACCTATACCTGCTTCTGCCACTACTACATCATCCCTTTTAGCTGCTAAAAGATCTCCGGAATCATGGAATCAAAAGACTGAAGCCAGTGAGGGATTTTCCAATACTGGTTTTAACATGACAAACAGCAGTGCAGGAGCAGGCCAACCGAGGCCTCCCTTCCCTATTCATCCTGGCATGAATGGATATAATAATGGTGCTTATGGCTTTAACCTCCCAGCTCACATGGCGAAACTAATTGGGACTGCCAGGCCTCCTGGGTTCAGTTTCCAGTCATCTCAGAGGCTTGACACTGTCTCGAGGAATGCAACTAACTTCGCGCATCCAGCAACCGCAAACTCGAACCCAAACGACCCTAAATTATCAGAAAATTCATGCACAATGAATCCCAGCTCTCCATCACCAAATTCCAGGTGCGAGACAGTGGCAACCCCGAGATCAAGGATTCATCCACCACCATTGTGGGAAGAATTATCTCCGCATCAGAAACTGGAGTCCATGTTTTCACCACAACAAAAACCAGATTCAAGCTTGTCACCAAAACAGAAACCAGATTCAGTTCCCCCAGATCTTAATATCAGATTTCAGTCACCCGGGTCACCAAGTTCAAGTCGAGCCGATCCAGCTCACCCAGATTTAGCTTTGCAGCTCTGAGCATAATCGATATCATTAACTATTTTTTCTCTTTCAATTAAGTTAACCTTAGAATGGTGAGGTGCAAAGCAGGTCCAGTTGAATGGGATCTGCTGAAGCTTATAGATTATTGTTGTACAGATCAGTGTATTCTAATTCCTAGGCACATAAGCAAAAGTGGTTTCATTGGAAGCCATGATTGTAGTCTTTAATTCATTCCTAGATGAAGATGAACAGGCTGTATTTGACAATG from Gossypium hirsutum isolate 1008001.06 chromosome D12, Gossypium_hirsutum_v2.1, whole genome shotgun sequence includes these protein-coding regions:
- the LOC107929268 gene encoding uncharacterized protein, with amino-acid sequence MSKIVEKKQKKKKGRPSLLDLQKRNLKEQQQNQHNTKINDSTPQITLNYDSATATSLRRSTRRHRNDDDDDADEEEEQEQGEHELARKKRREKKMKLVLKLPSSQQKSPVNSESRGSDSNREDSNVGSSHKKRKINSIGDGSGIADSKKEDKSVSGANPASNSQGGQLDSGPSTAFPDKKLLLFILDRLQKKDTYGVFSEPVDPEELPDYHEVIEHPMDFGTIRKKLASGAYANLEQFENDVFLICSNAMQYNAPDTIYFRQARSIQELAKKNFDNLRQDSDDNEAEPKVIRRGRPPTKHFKKPPGRPSLERAASEFASDATPATGQENALWSNHDMRRGPLASDKSNFADSSGKFYGSHNDVYSGSFTENKSDRNDEGSVLVGYMMKHGKKHFVLDENRRNTYNPSSAAREASVLNTFNGERKQLLTVGVYYEHGYTRSLARFAANLGPVAWKIASKRIEKCLPAAVNFGPGWVGENDIPVPRPLQLPSLSLPPGQKTFGQNSYSSTEPYAPETREDKQSDKPEADNLSEKHVPSVQSVSGGHSSKPIPASATTTSSLLAAKRSPESWNQKTEASEGFSNTGFNMTNSSAGAGQPRPPFPIHPGMNGYNNGAYGFNLPAHMAKLIGTARPPGFSFQSSQRLDTVSRNATNFAHPATANSNPNDPKLSENSCTMNPSSPSPNSRCETVATPRSRIHPPPLWEELSPHQKLESMFSPQQKPDSSLSPKQKPDSVPPDLNIRFQSPGSPSSSRADPAHPDLALQL